The following proteins are co-located in the Colius striatus isolate bColStr4 chromosome 6, bColStr4.1.hap1, whole genome shotgun sequence genome:
- the KLHDC2 gene encoding kelch domain-containing protein 2 isoform X2, with the protein MADDNEELQADEELPAVAEDGFEQLENDSPAERSGHVAVTDGRCMYVWGGYKNAQVRGFYDFYLPRDEIWIYNMETGRWKKSKTEGDVPPSMSGSCAVCVDRVVYLFGGHHARGNTNKFYMLNSRSTDKVLQWVRVECQGVPPSSKDKLGVWVYKNKLIFFGGYGYFPEGKQQGTFEFDETSFWNSGLPRGWNDHVHVLDTETFTWSQPITTGKTPSPRAAHACATVGNRGYVFGGRYRESRMNDLYYLNLDTWEWNEIITQGICPVGRSWHSLTPISSDHLFLFGGFTTDKQPLSDAWIYCISKNEWVQFEHNYSEKPRLTVTKYWCSHYSRDLSSGSASKLSSASKRCWRAPGTASPSTCCTASTSASGATTRRAPDGPGAGAAWGQG; encoded by the exons ATGGCTGATGACAAcgaggagctgcaggcagacGAGGAGCTGCCGGCTGTGGCTGAGGACGGCTTTGAGCAGCTGGAGAACGACAGCCCCGCCGAGCGCAGCGGGCACGTGGCCGTCACCGACGGGCGCTGCATGTACGTCTGGGGAGGATACAAG AATGCCCAAGTTCGGGGATTTTATGACTTCTATCTGCCTAGAGATGAAATATGGATCTACAACATGGAAACTGGAAGATG GAAGAAGAGTAAAACAGAGGGAGATGTTCCACCTTCCATGTCTGGAAGCTGTGCCGTGTGTGTAGACAGAGTGGTGTACCTCTTTGGAGGACATCATGCACGTGGCAATACAAACAAG ttCTACATGTTGAATTCCAGATCCACGGACAAAGTGCTGCAGTGGGTGAGAGTCGAGTGTCAGGGGGTGCCCCCTTCTTCAAAGGACAAGCTCGGTGTGTGGGTTTACAAAAACAA GCTGATATTTTTTGGAGGCTATGGTTATTTTCCTGAAGGGAAACAACAGGGGACTTTTGAATTTGATGAAACCTCTTTTTGG aactcAGGTCTCCCCAGAGGGTGGAATGACCACGTGCATGTTCTGGACACTGAAACTTTTACTTGGAGCCAGCCTATAACCACG GGGAAGACGCCGTCGCCGCGAGCGGCTCACGCCTGTGCCACCGTGGGCAACAGGGGCTACGTGTTTGGAGGCAGATACAGG GAGTCCCGAATGAATGACCTGTACTACCTGAATCTGGACACCTGGGAGTGGAACGAAAT AATCACACAAGGCATTTGCCCGGTTGGCCGCTCCTGGCACTCTTTAACACCGATTTCCTCAGACCACCTCTTTCTCTTCGGAGGATTCACCACTGACAAGCAGCCACTAA GTGATGCTTGGATTTACTGCATCAGCAAGAACGAGTGGGTACAGTTTGAGCACAACTATTCTGAAAAACCAAG GCTCACAGTAACGAAATACTGGTGTTCTCACTACAGCCGAGATCTCTCGTCAG GCTCTGCCTCGAAGCTGTCATCTGCTTCAAAGAGATGCTGGCGAGCTCCTGGAACTGCCTCCCCAAGCACCTGCTGCACAGCGTCAACCAGCGCTTCGGGAGCAACAACACGTCGGGCTCCTGATGGCCCTGGGGCGGGGGCTGCGTGGGGACAGGGGTAA
- the KLHDC2 gene encoding kelch domain-containing protein 2 isoform X1 — translation MADDNEELQADEELPAVAEDGFEQLENDSPAERSGHVAVTDGRCMYVWGGYKNAQVRGFYDFYLPRDEIWIYNMETGRWKKSKTEGDVPPSMSGSCAVCVDRVVYLFGGHHARGNTNKFYMLNSRSTDKVLQWVRVECQGVPPSSKDKLGVWVYKNKLIFFGGYGYFPEGKQQGTFEFDETSFWNSGLPRGWNDHVHVLDTETFTWSQPITTGKTPSPRAAHACATVGNRGYVFGGRYRESRMNDLYYLNLDTWEWNEIITQGICPVGRSWHSLTPISSDHLFLFGGFTTDKQPLSDAWIYCISKNEWVQFEHNYSEKPRLWHTACASEEGEVIVFGGCANNLLAHSKAAHSNEILVFSLQPRSLVRLCLEAVICFKEMLASSWNCLPKHLLHSVNQRFGSNNTSGS, via the exons ATGGCTGATGACAAcgaggagctgcaggcagacGAGGAGCTGCCGGCTGTGGCTGAGGACGGCTTTGAGCAGCTGGAGAACGACAGCCCCGCCGAGCGCAGCGGGCACGTGGCCGTCACCGACGGGCGCTGCATGTACGTCTGGGGAGGATACAAG AATGCCCAAGTTCGGGGATTTTATGACTTCTATCTGCCTAGAGATGAAATATGGATCTACAACATGGAAACTGGAAGATG GAAGAAGAGTAAAACAGAGGGAGATGTTCCACCTTCCATGTCTGGAAGCTGTGCCGTGTGTGTAGACAGAGTGGTGTACCTCTTTGGAGGACATCATGCACGTGGCAATACAAACAAG ttCTACATGTTGAATTCCAGATCCACGGACAAAGTGCTGCAGTGGGTGAGAGTCGAGTGTCAGGGGGTGCCCCCTTCTTCAAAGGACAAGCTCGGTGTGTGGGTTTACAAAAACAA GCTGATATTTTTTGGAGGCTATGGTTATTTTCCTGAAGGGAAACAACAGGGGACTTTTGAATTTGATGAAACCTCTTTTTGG aactcAGGTCTCCCCAGAGGGTGGAATGACCACGTGCATGTTCTGGACACTGAAACTTTTACTTGGAGCCAGCCTATAACCACG GGGAAGACGCCGTCGCCGCGAGCGGCTCACGCCTGTGCCACCGTGGGCAACAGGGGCTACGTGTTTGGAGGCAGATACAGG GAGTCCCGAATGAATGACCTGTACTACCTGAATCTGGACACCTGGGAGTGGAACGAAAT AATCACACAAGGCATTTGCCCGGTTGGCCGCTCCTGGCACTCTTTAACACCGATTTCCTCAGACCACCTCTTTCTCTTCGGAGGATTCACCACTGACAAGCAGCCACTAA GTGATGCTTGGATTTACTGCATCAGCAAGAACGAGTGGGTACAGTTTGAGCACAACTATTCTGAAAAACCAAG GTTGTGGCACACGGCTTGTGCGAGCGAAGAGGGAGAGGTGATTGTCTTTGGGGGCTGTGCCAACAACTTGCTGGCCCACTCTAAAGCT GCTCACAGTAACGAAATACTGGTGTTCTCACTACAGCCGAGATCTCTCGTCAG GCTCTGCCTCGAAGCTGTCATCTGCTTCAAAGAGATGCTGGCGAGCTCCTGGAACTGCCTCCCCAAGCACCTGCTGCACAGCGTCAACCAGCGCTTCGGGAGCAACAACACGTCGGGCTCCTGA